The following are from one region of the Halodesulfurarchaeum sp. HSR-GB genome:
- a CDS encoding DUF1850 domain-containing protein, whose product MNLPDWSVRRWVLVAIVVFAAIGLALGTPAQKTLVVERVDSGEVIIADSVSNGTTVGLEYMHSVEKSRVYDEYTVRGMSLANTRMEFESYGWGLPAGVNVTLEDGVFVYEPDKTYQTITVKPGRIANHTLTVGDRTYDLVERADANSVHIRVTRTTALTRLLVGR is encoded by the coding sequence ATGAACCTGCCTGACTGGTCGGTCCGCCGATGGGTACTGGTCGCGATCGTCGTGTTCGCAGCGATCGGACTGGCCCTTGGAACGCCGGCGCAGAAAACCCTCGTCGTCGAACGAGTCGACTCTGGCGAGGTGATCATCGCGGATTCTGTGTCGAACGGAACGACTGTTGGCCTTGAATACATGCACAGCGTCGAGAAGAGCCGGGTTTACGACGAGTATACCGTCCGGGGGATGTCACTCGCCAACACGCGGATGGAGTTCGAATCCTACGGCTGGGGCCTCCCGGCGGGGGTGAACGTCACCCTCGAGGACGGGGTCTTCGTGTACGAACCGGACAAAACCTACCAGACGATTACTGTCAAGCCGGGGCGGATCGCAAACCACACGCTCACGGTCGGTGATCGGACGTACGATCTGGTCGAGCGGGCCGACGCGAATTCGGTGCATATTCGGGTAACCAGAACCACGGCCCTAACAAGACTCCTCGTGGGTCGGTGA
- a CDS encoding TAXI family TRAP transporter solute-binding subunit, which produces MTRNTSRRRFIQAAGGASLVALAGCAGNGENGEGTTTEEEETTRFSWHAGGTSGTYYPLSNEFKTVVEDNTDYSLNVQSTGASVENVGSLQSGDADFALIQNDIAYFAKNGTGIDAFDGSPVENLKGVATLYPETITVVTLAESGISTLSDLEGKTINTGDLGSGTQVNALQILEAVGIEDFDEQNASFGQAADQLRDGDVDAAFVVGGWPVGAIEDLANTNDIEIVPIAGDNRAAVKDAASWFADDTIPGGTYSGVESDVETVAVQAMIATRSGLDADAVETVTAAIFDNVDALSTKTDFISKESAQDGMSIELHEGAAAYFG; this is translated from the coding sequence ATGACACGCAACACGAGTCGACGCCGATTCATTCAGGCCGCCGGTGGCGCGTCCCTGGTAGCGCTCGCTGGCTGTGCCGGAAACGGCGAGAACGGGGAGGGAACCACCACTGAAGAGGAGGAAACCACGCGTTTCTCCTGGCACGCAGGTGGCACCAGCGGGACCTACTACCCGCTCTCGAACGAGTTCAAGACGGTTGTCGAGGACAACACTGATTACTCGCTCAACGTCCAGTCCACGGGCGCGAGCGTGGAGAACGTCGGCAGTCTCCAGAGTGGTGACGCCGACTTCGCGCTGATCCAGAACGACATCGCCTACTTCGCCAAGAACGGGACCGGGATCGACGCCTTCGACGGCAGTCCGGTCGAGAACCTCAAGGGGGTCGCGACACTGTACCCCGAAACGATCACGGTCGTCACGCTCGCGGAGTCCGGCATCTCGACGCTGTCGGATCTCGAAGGCAAGACGATCAACACGGGGGACCTCGGGTCCGGAACACAGGTCAACGCCCTGCAGATCCTCGAGGCAGTGGGCATCGAGGACTTCGACGAGCAGAACGCCTCCTTCGGGCAAGCGGCCGACCAGCTGCGTGACGGTGATGTGGACGCCGCCTTCGTCGTCGGTGGGTGGCCGGTCGGGGCCATCGAGGACCTCGCGAACACGAACGACATCGAGATCGTCCCCATCGCCGGCGACAATCGCGCGGCGGTCAAGGACGCGGCCTCCTGGTTTGCCGATGACACCATCCCTGGTGGCACCTATTCGGGCGTCGAGTCGGACGTCGAAACCGTCGCCGTCCAGGCGATGATCGCGACCCGATCCGGCCTCGACGCGGACGCCGTCGAGACGGTGACCGCGGCTATCTTCGACAACGTCGACGCCCTCTCCACGAAGACCGACTTCATCTCCAAGGAGAGCGCCCAGGACGGCATGTCCATCGAGCTGCACGAGGGCGCAGCGGCGTACTTCGGGTAA
- a CDS encoding non-histone chromosomal MC1 family protein — protein MVREDGKRNFALRESDGSEPSVFSGNTPRQAAKKAARRLSDVGESEESAPRVEIRLREKGTDKVHIYEAWAWEETSPEDSPDWMPQQITKGNVSKKGIEHLEEV, from the coding sequence ATGGTACGAGAGGACGGCAAGCGGAACTTCGCCCTTCGAGAGAGTGACGGATCGGAACCGAGTGTTTTCAGCGGCAACACGCCGCGGCAGGCTGCCAAGAAGGCCGCCAGGCGACTCTCCGACGTGGGTGAGTCCGAGGAGTCGGCCCCGCGGGTGGAGATCCGCCTCCGGGAGAAGGGCACGGACAAGGTCCACATCTACGAGGCCTGGGCGTGGGAGGAGACATCCCCCGAGGACTCGCCGGACTGGATGCCCCAGCAGATCACCAAGGGTAACGTCTCGAAGAAAGGTATCGAACACCTCGAAGAGGTCTGA
- a CDS encoding AbrB/MazE/SpoVT family DNA-binding domain-containing protein, giving the protein MVRKKTLSPSGAKGEDGDYHNAHVNLHEDELAVAGLEIGDEVFVRVREDKIIIQKADPEDVEHDF; this is encoded by the coding sequence ATGGTTCGAAAGAAGACGCTCAGCCCGTCTGGAGCGAAGGGAGAGGATGGGGACTACCACAACGCACACGTGAACCTCCACGAGGACGAACTGGCCGTCGCCGGCCTCGAGATCGGTGACGAGGTCTTCGTCCGGGTGCGCGAGGACAAGATCATCATTCAGAAAGCCGACCCCGAAGACGTGGAACACGACTTCTAG
- a CDS encoding quinone-dependent dihydroorotate dehydrogenase — protein sequence MYRLARNLLFTLPPETAHETVVTALRAAQHGPILDALGSHLIVEDPRLETTAFGLDFPNPVGVAAGFDKNARIPETLGALGFGHVEIGAVTPEGQAGNPRPRLFRLPEDKAIVNRMGFNNAGADAIAARLAGHSPTVPIGANLGKNKETPLESAAEDYLTVYEKLAPHADFFVVNVSSPNTPGLRDLQDREPLENILSKLVEAGAQPLLVKLSPDLHEEAIAEVIDLAESVGLDGIVATNTTIKRPNSLTSPNAAEAGGLSGAPIRDRATATIRFVAERTDLPVVGVGGIFDAADAYEKIRAGADLVQLYTGFIYQGPTVARDINRGLLDRLETDGFDSIQDAVGADLD from the coding sequence ATGTACCGACTCGCCCGCAACCTGCTTTTCACGCTCCCACCCGAGACGGCCCACGAGACCGTGGTGACCGCACTCCGGGCGGCACAGCACGGCCCCATCCTCGACGCGCTCGGGAGCCACCTGATCGTCGAGGACCCGCGCCTGGAAACCACCGCTTTCGGCCTCGACTTCCCGAACCCCGTCGGGGTCGCCGCCGGCTTCGACAAGAACGCCCGCATCCCGGAGACCCTGGGCGCACTCGGCTTCGGGCACGTGGAGATCGGCGCGGTCACGCCCGAGGGACAGGCCGGCAACCCGCGACCACGCCTCTTCCGGCTCCCCGAGGACAAGGCGATCGTCAACCGGATGGGATTCAACAACGCGGGCGCGGACGCGATCGCCGCCCGTCTGGCTGGCCACAGTCCGACAGTGCCGATCGGAGCCAACCTGGGCAAGAACAAGGAGACGCCGCTCGAATCGGCCGCCGAGGACTACCTGACCGTCTACGAAAAGCTCGCACCGCACGCCGACTTCTTCGTCGTGAACGTCTCCAGCCCCAACACACCAGGCTTACGCGATCTGCAGGACCGTGAGCCACTCGAAAACATCCTCTCGAAGCTCGTGGAGGCGGGCGCACAGCCACTGCTGGTGAAACTCTCGCCGGACCTCCACGAGGAGGCGATCGCCGAGGTCATCGACCTGGCCGAATCGGTCGGCCTCGACGGGATCGTGGCGACGAACACGACCATCAAGCGACCGAACAGTCTCACCAGCCCGAACGCCGCAGAAGCGGGCGGGCTCTCGGGCGCACCGATCAGGGATCGCGCGACGGCGACGATCCGGTTCGTCGCCGAGCGGACTGACCTCCCCGTCGTGGGCGTCGGGGGCATCTTCGACGCCGCGGATGCCTACGAGAAGATCCGGGCCGGCGCGGACCTCGTGCAACTCTACACCGGCTTCATCTATCAGGGACCGACCGTCGCCCGCGACATCAACCGTGGCCTCCTCGATCGGCTCGAAACCGACGGGTTCGACAGTATCCAGGACGCAGTTGGCGCGGACCTCGACTAG
- the pheT gene encoding phenylalanine--tRNA ligase subunit beta has protein sequence MPVVDVDPDELRDLTGRTEKTDDELKDDLFGLGIEYEGETEDGKLRLEFEADRLDRLSITGIARSLRYQYGDLSGIYVPDTNDPEWTIEVAESVPEERPYVTGAIVRGLDLDETDLEAIIQLQEKLHATMGRKRAKGAIGVHDLTMLKGAPADGGAGKSIRYQGVEPAGDRFVPLDSDAEMTPAQVLTDHSTGREYADLVTDYERYPAIYDDIGLFSFPPVINGRRTEVSTESRDLFIEMTGTDQWTIDKMLAIMVYALDARGGQVESVTVDYPDRSVVRPDLSLSQKTLTHEAVEDTLGLSLSPEELHDLIDRAGLEIATERSVDGRREYEVSIPPYRVDVLHPVDLIDDVGRAYGFNNLVPRYPDVSTVGGRTEASRHEEAVRDLLVGLGFEDLLNFNLTSDRELFDRMGLDREADAFGAGEPPRLIESYSEDFTHLRTWALPSLMQVLENNTHRSYPQHLSEIGFVAQVDSSTVTNVAEGRSVAAVLAGPEATYEDAKGRLQVLADHFGVDLATPATEHPSFIDGRVAEIRLDGDSVGVIGELHPAVLVEHDLEVPVAGFEFELGALK, from the coding sequence ATGCCGGTCGTCGATGTGGATCCCGACGAACTTCGGGACCTGACCGGCCGCACCGAGAAGACCGACGACGAACTCAAAGACGACCTGTTCGGCCTCGGAATCGAGTACGAGGGCGAGACCGAGGACGGCAAACTCCGCCTGGAGTTCGAGGCCGACCGGCTGGATCGGCTCTCGATCACCGGGATCGCCCGCTCGCTTCGCTACCAGTACGGGGACCTGAGCGGGATCTACGTGCCGGACACGAACGACCCCGAGTGGACGATCGAGGTGGCCGAGAGCGTGCCCGAGGAGCGCCCCTACGTCACGGGAGCGATCGTCCGCGGACTGGACCTGGACGAGACCGACCTGGAGGCGATCATCCAGCTCCAGGAGAAGCTCCACGCCACGATGGGTCGCAAGCGCGCCAAGGGCGCGATCGGCGTCCACGATCTGACGATGCTGAAGGGCGCGCCCGCCGACGGCGGAGCGGGGAAGTCCATCCGCTATCAGGGTGTCGAGCCCGCGGGCGACCGCTTCGTGCCCCTCGACAGCGACGCCGAGATGACCCCTGCACAGGTCCTGACCGACCACTCGACGGGGCGGGAGTACGCCGATCTGGTGACCGACTACGAGCGCTACCCGGCGATCTACGACGACATCGGGCTGTTCAGTTTCCCGCCGGTCATCAACGGCCGGCGCACGGAGGTCTCGACGGAATCCCGTGACCTGTTCATCGAGATGACTGGGACCGACCAGTGGACCATCGACAAGATGCTCGCCATCATGGTCTACGCGCTGGATGCCCGGGGTGGGCAGGTCGAGTCGGTGACCGTGGATTATCCGGACCGAAGCGTGGTCCGGCCGGATCTCTCGCTCTCACAGAAGACACTCACACACGAGGCGGTCGAGGACACGCTCGGTCTCTCGCTCTCACCCGAGGAACTGCACGACCTGATCGATCGCGCCGGACTGGAGATCGCCACGGAACGGAGCGTCGACGGTCGACGCGAGTACGAGGTCTCGATCCCGCCCTACCGGGTCGACGTGCTCCACCCGGTGGACCTGATCGACGACGTGGGCCGGGCGTATGGCTTCAACAACCTCGTTCCGCGGTACCCCGACGTGAGTACTGTCGGGGGGCGAACCGAGGCCTCGCGTCACGAGGAAGCCGTCCGAGACCTGCTGGTCGGCCTCGGGTTCGAGGATCTGCTGAACTTCAACCTCACGAGCGATCGGGAGCTATTCGACCGGATGGGCCTCGACCGGGAGGCAGACGCCTTCGGGGCCGGTGAGCCACCGCGGCTCATCGAGTCCTACAGCGAGGACTTCACCCACCTGCGGACCTGGGCGCTCCCCTCGCTCATGCAGGTGCTGGAGAACAACACCCATCGCTCCTACCCACAGCACCTCTCCGAGATCGGCTTCGTTGCGCAGGTCGACTCTTCGACGGTCACGAACGTGGCCGAGGGGCGCTCGGTCGCGGCCGTGCTGGCCGGTCCTGAAGCGACCTACGAGGACGCGAAGGGCCGCCTCCAGGTGCTCGCGGATCACTTCGGCGTGGACCTGGCGACGCCGGCGACGGAGCATCCGAGCTTCATCGACGGGCGGGTGGCCGAAATCCGCCTCGACGGGGATTCGGTGGGTGTTATCGGCGAACTCCATCCGGCGGTGCTCGTCGAGCACGACCTGGAGGTCCCGGTGGCTGGTTTCGAGTTCGAACTCGGGGCGCTCAAATAG
- a CDS encoding phenylalanine--tRNA ligase subunit alpha, which produces MKLPPIQVAVLEAASADEPTDIDDLAAQLEEKPETVTGAAFALEETGLLSVTDRTETQVTLTEEGATYAADGLPEVRLYEAAIEAGAGDEPVPMGEVLGAAALDGPAVDIALSNFARKGYGHIDSGQLSATPGADPADDEEAQALKRLAAGESLAEESLRDRLASRNLIEVTERTRRAVTLTEAGVTELMAGVEATERVDRLTPAHLQSGEWEEVTFAEYNVEAAAETPTPGKRHVLRQTAKRVKEVLVGMGFQEMAGPHVDADFWINDCLFMPQDHPARTHWDRFALENPRRIDELPEDLLERVERAHREGVGEDGEGYHSPWSRDFAAELALRGHTTSLSARYLSGEQVGELEPPQRYFSVEKAYRNDTLDATHLLEFFQIEGWVMAEDLTVRDLMGTFREFYSQFGITDLRFKPTYNPYTEPSFELFGRHPETDELIEIGNSGIFRPEMLEPLGVEADVMAWGLALERLLMLITGFEDIRDVHGTLVDLDFLRGVEVEY; this is translated from the coding sequence ATGAAACTCCCACCAATCCAGGTCGCGGTGCTCGAAGCGGCGAGCGCCGACGAACCGACCGACATCGACGATCTCGCCGCACAGCTCGAGGAAAAACCGGAAACCGTCACGGGCGCGGCCTTCGCCCTGGAAGAGACGGGGCTGCTCTCCGTGACCGACCGCACCGAGACCCAGGTCACGCTCACCGAGGAGGGGGCGACCTACGCCGCGGACGGCCTGCCCGAGGTTCGGCTCTACGAGGCCGCAATCGAGGCCGGGGCCGGGGACGAACCCGTTCCGATGGGCGAGGTGCTTGGCGCGGCCGCCCTCGACGGCCCGGCGGTCGACATCGCGCTCTCGAACTTCGCCCGGAAGGGGTATGGCCACATCGACTCGGGGCAGCTTTCCGCGACGCCCGGGGCCGATCCGGCCGACGACGAGGAGGCCCAGGCACTGAAGCGACTGGCTGCGGGCGAGTCACTCGCCGAGGAGTCCCTGCGTGATCGCCTGGCGTCCCGGAACCTGATCGAGGTCACCGAACGCACCCGGCGGGCAGTGACGCTGACCGAGGCGGGCGTGACCGAACTCATGGCGGGCGTCGAGGCCACCGAGCGGGTCGACCGACTCACGCCGGCCCACTTGCAATCCGGGGAGTGGGAGGAGGTGACCTTCGCCGAGTACAACGTGGAGGCCGCCGCGGAGACACCCACGCCGGGCAAACGGCACGTGCTCCGGCAGACCGCAAAGCGCGTGAAGGAGGTGCTCGTGGGAATGGGCTTCCAGGAGATGGCCGGGCCACACGTCGACGCGGACTTCTGGATCAACGACTGTCTGTTCATGCCCCAGGACCACCCGGCCCGGACCCACTGGGACCGCTTTGCCCTGGAGAACCCGCGACGGATCGACGAGTTGCCCGAGGACCTGCTGGAGCGAGTCGAGCGCGCCCATCGCGAGGGCGTCGGCGAGGACGGCGAAGGGTATCACTCGCCGTGGAGCCGGGACTTCGCCGCCGAACTGGCGCTCCGGGGCCACACCACCTCGCTCTCGGCTCGCTACCTCTCGGGCGAACAGGTCGGGGAGCTCGAACCGCCCCAGCGGTACTTCAGCGTCGAGAAGGCCTACCGGAACGACACCCTCGATGCGACCCACCTCCTGGAGTTCTTCCAGATCGAGGGGTGGGTGATGGCCGAGGACCTCACGGTTCGTGATCTGATGGGGACCTTCCGGGAGTTCTACAGCCAGTTCGGCATCACCGACCTCCGATTCAAGCCCACCTATAACCCGTATACGGAGCCGAGTTTCGAGTTGTTCGGGCGGCATCCGGAGACCGACGAACTCATCGAGATCGGCAACAGCGGGATCTTCCGGCCGGAGATGCTCGAACCCCTGGGGGTCGAGGCCGACGTGATGGCCTGGGGGCTGGCACTCGAACGCTTGCTCATGCTCATCACCGGCTTCGAGGACATCCGGGACGTCCACGGGACACTCGTCGATCTCGACTTCCTTCGCGGCGTGGAGGTGGAGTACTGA
- a CDS encoding tryptophan--tRNA ligase, producing the protein MTEDTTPEDAAAGADSVALDPWGSSTIADYRALFEEFGIEAFEELLPSVPTPHYLMRRAIIFGHRDYDRVIEAMREDEPFAALSGFMPTGDPHIGHKLVFDELIWHQKQGGDTYALIADLEAHSARGLSWDEIDEHAEDYLLSLLAFGFDPEEGTLYRQSEHREVQDLAFELGIETNFSELGAIYGFDGETDVSHMQSVVTQMADILYPQLESPKPTVIPVGPDQDPHIRLARDLATRMRYFGVTTAYASFEADPAELAHVEAAYEAVEDDPVRCGDAADWLETYGEADQPGLAGAIEKLQSAGQEPLRPRVRFLDRNATEAAFEALIEAIDGEKRVYDEHVDAFDLDHEAAERLAREIEVENGGYGFIRPSSIYHRFMTGLTGGKMSSSIPASHISLLDDPEAGADKVRSGTTGGRETAAEQRELGGRPDECPIYELYAYLLAGDDDSYAERVYEECTAGERLCGACKAEAAEEMETFLADHQERREEMRPVLEDLEIDVRPDRI; encoded by the coding sequence ATGACAGAGGACACAACTCCGGAGGACGCTGCCGCCGGCGCGGACTCGGTCGCACTCGACCCGTGGGGCTCCTCCACGATCGCGGACTACCGTGCGCTGTTCGAGGAGTTCGGCATCGAGGCCTTCGAGGAGCTTCTGCCGTCGGTCCCGACTCCCCACTACCTGATGCGGCGGGCGATCATCTTCGGGCACCGGGACTACGACCGCGTGATCGAGGCCATGCGCGAGGACGAACCCTTCGCCGCGCTCTCGGGGTTCATGCCGACCGGCGACCCCCACATCGGGCACAAACTCGTCTTCGATGAACTCATCTGGCACCAAAAGCAGGGCGGGGACACCTACGCCCTCATCGCCGATCTGGAGGCCCACAGCGCTCGCGGGCTCTCCTGGGACGAGATCGACGAGCACGCCGAGGACTACCTGCTCTCGCTTCTGGCCTTTGGCTTTGACCCCGAGGAGGGGACCCTCTATCGGCAGTCCGAGCACCGCGAGGTCCAGGACCTGGCCTTCGAACTGGGGATCGAGACCAACTTCTCCGAATTGGGGGCGATCTACGGCTTCGACGGCGAGACCGACGTCTCACACATGCAGAGTGTCGTCACCCAGATGGCGGACATCCTCTACCCGCAACTGGAGTCCCCGAAGCCCACCGTCATCCCGGTCGGCCCGGACCAGGACCCACACATCCGCCTGGCCCGCGATCTGGCGACTCGAATGCGGTACTTCGGCGTGACGACCGCGTATGCCAGCTTCGAGGCCGATCCGGCGGAACTGGCCCACGTCGAAGCCGCCTACGAGGCGGTGGAAGACGACCCGGTCCGGTGTGGCGACGCTGCGGACTGGCTGGAAACGTATGGTGAAGCCGATCAGCCGGGACTGGCCGGGGCCATCGAGAAGCTCCAGTCCGCCGGTCAGGAGCCGCTCCGGCCCCGGGTACGATTCCTCGACCGGAACGCGACCGAAGCCGCCTTCGAGGCACTCATCGAGGCCATCGACGGCGAGAAGCGGGTGTACGACGAGCACGTCGATGCCTTCGATCTCGACCACGAGGCGGCCGAGCGCCTGGCCCGCGAAATCGAGGTCGAGAACGGCGGCTATGGCTTCATCCGCCCCTCCTCGATCTATCACCGCTTCATGACCGGGCTCACCGGTGGGAAGATGTCCTCCTCGATCCCGGCCAGTCACATCAGCCTCCTCGACGACCCCGAGGCGGGCGCGGATAAGGTTCGATCCGGGACGACCGGTGGGCGGGAGACCGCCGCGGAACAGCGCGAGTTGGGTGGGCGGCCCGACGAGTGTCCGATCTACGAGCTGTACGCCTACCTCCTGGCGGGGGACGACGATTCCTACGCCGAGCGGGTCTACGAGGAGTGTACGGCCGGCGAACGTCTCTGTGGGGCCTGCAAGGCCGAGGCGGCCGAGGAGATGGAGACGTTTTTGGCCGACCACCAGGAGCGCCGCGAGGAGATGCGCCCGGTCCTGGAGGATCTGGAGATCGACGTCCGGCCCGATCGGATCTGA
- the endA gene encoding tRNA-intron lyase yields the protein MDATLSDGEVHVGGDARQRFFDSRGYGRPLTGNEIALAPVEAAHLLYRGDLDTVDGQGFREFLTARGPGFGPRFLVYVDLRDRGFYLSPAREGWVPDADPAVTASDGPDFVVYPRGSGPGDGEIAYRVTVYGERAEIEAVTLEPGVYAIVDEEGDLTYLAVEDFDPGGETTFDAPEHAAGTLLDDRVLVWDPPESLYEDGFYGQPLAGRGANHDVLHLSLLEAADLAARGVLTLEGGGGVEALLERGRAVEGERFDRRLRVYRTLRDQGAVPRTGFKFGADFRVYRTVESASELGHSEFLVRARPRDHVFGPRDLALDVRMAHGVRKRMVFGLDGENGDTTRWLAVGRLTP from the coding sequence ATGGACGCCACGCTTTCCGATGGCGAGGTACACGTCGGTGGGGACGCGCGACAGCGCTTTTTCGACTCGCGTGGCTACGGCCGGCCGCTCACGGGGAACGAGATCGCACTCGCACCCGTCGAGGCCGCTCACCTCCTCTACCGGGGGGATCTCGACACCGTCGACGGCCAGGGCTTCCGCGAGTTCCTGACCGCCCGCGGGCCCGGCTTTGGCCCCCGGTTTCTGGTGTACGTCGATCTGCGGGATCGGGGGTTCTACCTCTCGCCCGCCCGCGAGGGGTGGGTTCCGGACGCCGACCCGGCAGTGACCGCTTCCGACGGGCCTGACTTCGTCGTCTACCCACGGGGGAGCGGCCCCGGCGACGGCGAGATCGCCTATCGGGTGACGGTCTACGGCGAACGCGCCGAGATCGAGGCTGTGACCCTCGAACCGGGCGTGTACGCGATCGTCGACGAGGAGGGTGATCTGACCTATCTGGCCGTCGAGGATTTCGATCCGGGCGGGGAGACGACCTTCGACGCCCCCGAGCACGCAGCCGGAACCCTCCTCGACGATCGCGTGCTGGTGTGGGACCCACCCGAGTCGCTGTACGAGGACGGGTTTTACGGCCAGCCACTCGCGGGTCGGGGCGCGAACCACGACGTGTTGCACCTCTCGTTGCTCGAAGCGGCTGACCTCGCGGCTCGTGGGGTGCTCACCCTGGAGGGGGGCGGGGGTGTGGAGGCGCTCCTCGAACGGGGGCGGGCTGTCGAGGGCGAGCGCTTCGACCGTCGGCTCCGGGTCTATCGCACCTTGCGTGACCAGGGAGCGGTCCCCCGAACCGGCTTCAAATTCGGCGCGGACTTCCGGGTCTACCGGACCGTCGAATCGGCCTCGGAACTCGGGCACTCGGAGTTTCTGGTCCGGGCCCGGCCCCGCGATCACGTCTTCGGGCCGCGAGATCTCGCGCTGGACGTGCGGATGGCCCACGGGGTCAGGAAGCGAATGGTATTTGGCCTCGACGGGGAAAACGGGGACACGACACGGTGGCTCGCCGTGGGCCGCCTGACGCCCTGA
- a CDS encoding endonuclease NucS domain-containing protein, with product MQDSIRVIAGQCTVTHEGDSTSESEGQVVVLVKPDNTVLVHDATGYRPAGWLTRAESVQLSLSEQAIDLRARIEETELRVTGEDVTVTEFPATVAGPAVGTCPTCGERMVRAGGEVVCLGCGDAYALPRDATVTDRTCSDCGLPTISVTRGAALEVCLDRRCDPIDEAVRDRFDGEWICPTCGSDLEIDRQRTLGARCPNCEVHYPIPDGVVDGTCACGLPVFETDHGRRCLDPDCTAADLDADSPPEPRH from the coding sequence ATGCAGGACTCGATCCGCGTGATCGCCGGCCAGTGTACCGTCACTCACGAAGGCGACTCGACCAGCGAATCCGAGGGGCAGGTCGTCGTCCTGGTGAAACCCGACAACACCGTGCTCGTCCACGACGCGACGGGCTACCGACCGGCCGGGTGGCTCACCCGCGCCGAGTCGGTTCAGCTCTCCCTCTCCGAGCAGGCCATCGACTTGCGGGCCCGGATCGAGGAGACCGAACTCCGGGTCACCGGCGAGGACGTGACCGTCACCGAGTTCCCGGCGACGGTCGCCGGCCCCGCAGTCGGGACCTGTCCCACTTGCGGGGAGCGAATGGTCCGGGCCGGTGGAGAGGTCGTCTGTCTGGGCTGTGGGGACGCCTACGCGCTCCCCCGGGACGCCACTGTCACCGACCGGACCTGCTCGGATTGTGGGCTCCCGACCATCTCGGTGACGCGTGGGGCGGCCCTGGAGGTCTGTCTCGACCGTCGCTGTGACCCCATCGACGAGGCCGTTCGGGACCGATTCGATGGCGAGTGGATCTGTCCGACCTGTGGCTCGGACCTGGAGATCGACCGCCAGCGAACGCTCGGCGCTCGCTGCCCGAACTGTGAGGTGCATTATCCCATCCCCGACGGTGTCGTCGACGGGACCTGTGCCTGTGGCCTCCCCGTCTTCGAGACCGACCACGGCCGCCGCTGTCTCGATCCGGACTGCACCGCGGCTGATCTGGACGCCGACTCCCCGCCCGAGCCGCGGCATTGA